A single window of Leeuwenhoekiella sp. MAR_2009_132 DNA harbors:
- the bshC gene encoding bacillithiol biosynthesis cysteine-adding enzyme BshC: MSTHYLPYKETGYFSKLICDYLDENEAVNDFYSNFPTIENFEKQLKNKQFSAANRAVLVSSLRQQYAHLELTESVDRALDLLGQEQTYTVTTGHQLNLFTGPLYFLYKIISTISLSRKLKEQYPTSDFVPVYWMATEDHDFDEINYFRLHGKKIQWNREDTQDNDKGAVGVFNTEGLDTILGLICAELGTTKLAKELCDLFEEAYIKHDNLADATRYLAHSLFGDYGLVIVDGNDSALKRVFAPFMKQELLEQHSFKYVTKQAEALEHKGYPVQVNAREINLFYMSKDSRERILEKNGSFYVNNTALTFSKEELLQKLEESPEQFSPNVIMRPLYQEVILPNLAYIGGGGELAYWLELKSFFDKVGVEFPILMLRNSALLITEKQSQKLSNLDLSIDDIFLKQNDLVNRKIRKISNIDVDFSKQKEHLVKQFEELYSIAEQTDASFLGAVKAQEVKQLKGLENLEKRLLTAQKKKLGDHIQRFTAIQNDLFPAENLQERVMNFSEFYLEYGEALIPKLFESLDPLDFRFTVITF, from the coding sequence ATGTCTACTCATTACCTTCCCTATAAAGAAACCGGTTATTTTTCAAAACTTATTTGCGATTATCTCGATGAGAACGAGGCTGTAAATGACTTCTATTCAAATTTTCCTACGATAGAAAATTTTGAGAAGCAACTTAAAAACAAGCAATTTTCTGCAGCTAACAGGGCCGTTCTTGTTTCCTCTTTAAGGCAACAATATGCACATTTAGAACTTACAGAATCTGTTGATCGCGCATTAGATTTACTCGGTCAAGAGCAAACTTACACAGTAACTACGGGGCACCAACTTAATCTGTTTACCGGGCCACTTTATTTTTTATATAAAATTATAAGTACAATTTCGCTTTCGCGGAAGTTAAAAGAGCAGTATCCTACATCAGATTTTGTTCCGGTTTATTGGATGGCGACTGAAGATCACGATTTTGATGAGATCAATTATTTTAGATTACACGGGAAAAAAATTCAATGGAATCGCGAGGATACTCAGGATAATGATAAAGGAGCGGTAGGAGTCTTTAATACGGAAGGCCTTGATACTATTTTAGGACTTATTTGCGCAGAATTGGGTACCACTAAACTGGCAAAGGAGCTTTGTGATTTGTTTGAAGAGGCATATATAAAGCACGATAATCTTGCTGATGCTACCCGTTATCTGGCACACAGTCTTTTTGGAGACTACGGTCTGGTTATCGTAGATGGAAACGATAGTGCTTTAAAGCGGGTTTTTGCACCTTTTATGAAACAGGAGCTACTCGAGCAGCATTCTTTTAAATACGTCACCAAACAAGCTGAAGCACTAGAACATAAGGGATATCCGGTACAGGTAAATGCACGGGAAATTAATCTGTTCTACATGTCTAAAGATTCCAGAGAGCGTATTTTAGAAAAGAATGGGAGTTTTTATGTGAATAATACCGCACTTACTTTTTCTAAGGAAGAACTATTGCAAAAACTGGAAGAATCACCAGAGCAATTTAGCCCTAATGTGATTATGCGACCATTGTATCAGGAAGTGATTTTGCCTAACTTGGCCTATATAGGTGGTGGCGGAGAGCTTGCATATTGGCTGGAGTTAAAATCATTTTTTGATAAAGTAGGTGTTGAATTCCCGATATTAATGTTGCGCAATTCTGCATTATTAATCACCGAAAAGCAATCCCAAAAGTTATCGAATCTTGATTTAAGTATAGATGATATTTTCTTAAAGCAGAATGATCTTGTAAATAGAAAAATTAGAAAAATATCAAACATAGATGTAGATTTTTCTAAACAAAAAGAACATTTAGTTAAGCAGTTTGAAGAGTTATATAGTATTGCAGAGCAAACTGATGCTTCTTTTTTAGGTGCTGTAAAAGCCCAGGAAGTTAAACAGCTAAAAGGCTTAGAAAATTTAGAAAAGCGCTTATTAACTGCTCAAAAGAAAAAATTAGGAGATCATATACAGCGATTTACAGCTATTCAAAATGATTTATTCCCGGCTGAGAATTTACAGGAGCGCGTGATGAATTTTTCTGAGTTTTATTTAGAATATGGTGAAGCCTTAATTCCAAAGTTGTTTGAGTCTTTAGATCCTTTAGACTTCAGATTTACAGTAATTACTTTTTAA
- a CDS encoding MerR family transcriptional regulator, with product MNAVKTSFSIKDLENLSGIKAHTIRIWERRYNLLEPDRSETNIRNYTLPDLQKLLNVVYLLDHDYKISKIAKNSSAEIASIVASIVENSKLGSNSNARNSFKIAMMNFDQKLFTKTYTDLLEHHSFREIFFQIFIPFLEEIGLLWQAGVVNPAHEHFISSLIKQKILLLIEHHDINEATTADKTFILFLPENEIHDLGLMYLNYEIVSHGYKSIYLGQSIPNESLKYLANNQTNANFVSYLTVKPSDISVTQFAHDFYKDIQNNEVSLFLLGRLVQNEETTNLPPNVQLIKTVEAFRALL from the coding sequence ATGAATGCAGTCAAAACATCGTTTAGCATAAAAGACTTAGAAAATCTGAGCGGTATAAAAGCTCATACCATACGTATATGGGAGCGTAGATATAACCTCCTGGAACCAGATCGTTCTGAGACTAATATTCGTAACTATACGTTACCAGATCTACAAAAATTACTCAATGTTGTCTATTTACTAGATCACGACTATAAGATTTCTAAAATTGCAAAAAACTCAAGTGCTGAAATTGCATCTATAGTTGCCTCTATTGTAGAAAATAGCAAGTTGGGATCTAATAGTAACGCCCGCAATTCGTTTAAAATTGCAATGATGAATTTTGATCAAAAATTATTCACAAAAACATATACCGATCTTTTAGAGCACCACAGTTTCAGAGAAATTTTCTTTCAAATATTTATACCTTTTCTAGAGGAAATAGGGCTTTTATGGCAGGCAGGAGTTGTAAATCCTGCACACGAGCATTTTATTAGTAGTTTAATTAAACAGAAAATTTTGCTTCTAATAGAACATCACGATATTAATGAAGCTACCACTGCAGATAAAACATTTATTTTATTTCTTCCTGAAAATGAAATACATGATTTAGGATTGATGTATCTCAATTATGAAATTGTATCTCACGGTTATAAAAGCATTTATTTAGGACAAAGCATACCTAATGAAAGTTTAAAATATCTGGCAAATAATCAAACCAACGCAAATTTTGTTTCGTATCTAACTGTAAAACCTAGCGATATTAGTGTAACACAATTTGCTCACGATTTTTATAAGGATATTCAAAATAATGAAGTTTCGTTATTTCTTTTGGGTAGATTGGTTCAAAATGAAGAAACTACTAATTTACCACCTAACGTACAACTAATTAAAACAGTAGAAGCCTTTAGAGCGCTTCTTTAA
- a CDS encoding phytoene/squalene synthase family protein: protein MKEIFDQVSLACSQTVTKMYSTSFSTATRMLAPSIRKDIHNIYGFVRFADEIVDSFHDYDKQTLFTRFENDLEFALTDKISLNPILNSFQKTFHQYKIERHLVDSFMSSMRLDLSKSKYLTEEEYKNYIYGSADVVGLMCLTVFVQGDRKKYDELKECAMSLGSAFQKVNFLRDLKADHEELSRTYFPNTNLNELDEISKEQIIADIEADFAKGLSGICKLPVEAKFGVYTAYRYYRKLLSKLKETPSLEIKNARIRVPNYVKASLLARSYVKYRLNLI, encoded by the coding sequence ATGAAAGAGATTTTTGACCAAGTTTCATTAGCCTGTTCGCAAACAGTTACAAAAATGTACAGCACGTCGTTTTCGACAGCTACCAGAATGCTTGCGCCCAGTATTAGAAAAGATATTCATAATATTTACGGCTTTGTTCGGTTTGCAGATGAGATTGTAGATTCGTTTCACGATTATGATAAACAAACCTTATTTACAAGGTTTGAAAATGATCTTGAATTTGCTCTTACCGATAAAATAAGTCTAAATCCCATTCTTAATTCTTTTCAAAAAACATTTCATCAATATAAGATTGAAAGACATCTTGTTGACTCTTTTATGAGTAGTATGCGACTTGACTTAAGCAAAAGCAAGTATCTTACTGAAGAAGAGTACAAAAACTATATATACGGTTCTGCAGATGTGGTAGGTCTTATGTGTTTAACTGTTTTTGTACAGGGAGATCGCAAAAAATACGATGAGTTAAAAGAATGTGCTATGAGCCTTGGTTCTGCATTTCAAAAAGTAAATTTTCTTAGAGATTTAAAAGCAGATCACGAGGAATTGAGTAGAACCTATTTCCCAAACACAAATCTTAATGAACTTGATGAAATTTCAAAAGAGCAAATAATAGCAGATATTGAAGCCGATTTCGCAAAGGGATTATCGGGAATTTGTAAGCTTCCTGTAGAAGCTAAATTTGGTGTATACACGGCGTATCGCTACTACAGAAAATTATTGAGTAAACTAAAAGAAACACCCTCATTAGAAATTAAAAATGCACGTATACGTGTGCCTAACTATGTAAAAGCTTCTTTATTAGCGCGTAGTTATGTAAAATATAGATTAAACCTTATTTAA
- a CDS encoding mechanosensitive ion channel domain-containing protein: MRRYLRANFDITRKQITIKLLNTLFFVVLGFCLAVIWGLSGADVIAGIGSVVTILGVAFFAQWSLLSNITSGLILFFNHPLKIGDYVEIVDKDFPMAGRVENITLFFLHLRNKDNHVYTLANTIVAQKTMRIMKPEEYFEEMEQLEEEKENKNRPGEESAID; the protein is encoded by the coding sequence GTGAGGCGATATCTCCGTGCTAACTTTGACATAACCCGTAAGCAAATAACCATTAAACTCTTAAACACCCTGTTCTTTGTAGTTCTTGGTTTTTGTCTTGCTGTAATCTGGGGGCTTTCAGGAGCAGATGTTATTGCAGGCATTGGTTCTGTAGTTACGATTTTAGGAGTTGCCTTTTTTGCACAGTGGTCATTGTTAAGCAATATCACATCAGGATTGATTCTATTTTTTAACCACCCGCTAAAAATTGGTGATTATGTTGAGATTGTAGATAAAGATTTCCCAATGGCAGGGCGTGTAGAGAATATAACCTTATTCTTTTTACACCTGCGGAATAAAGACAATCATGTATACACCCTTGCAAATACAATTGTAGCTCAAAAAACAATGCGTATTATGAAACCCGAAGAATACTTTGAGGAAATGGAACAACTTGAAGAGGAAAAGGAAAACAAAAACAGACCCGGAGAAGAATCTGCTATAGACTAA
- a CDS encoding YqjF family protein has product MSFLTASWKKLCFANYAVDPSILKPYLPAHTELDFYQGKCYVSLVGFLFDNVKLKGITVPFHKRFEEVNLRFYVKYFDGKIWKRGTVFISEIVNKPAIAWVANTLYNEKYSVYKMHYKHDLTTDENFFSYGVYYENNWQLLQVATSPQPKTYTPGGIIGFITEHFWGYSKKDEKQTWEYEVTHPLWKAYDVLDYEVIFDFGAIYGNQFDDLSHRDPDSIQCMDGSAITIEGKKLLKK; this is encoded by the coding sequence ATGAGTTTCTTAACCGCCTCTTGGAAAAAACTGTGCTTTGCCAATTATGCGGTAGATCCCTCAATTTTAAAACCCTATTTACCTGCTCATACAGAGCTGGATTTTTACCAGGGTAAGTGTTACGTTAGTCTGGTAGGTTTTCTTTTTGATAATGTTAAACTAAAAGGCATTACCGTACCCTTTCACAAACGTTTTGAAGAAGTAAATTTGCGATTTTACGTAAAATATTTCGACGGAAAAATTTGGAAAAGAGGTACTGTTTTTATTTCTGAAATAGTAAATAAACCTGCAATAGCCTGGGTTGCAAATACCCTGTATAATGAAAAGTACAGTGTATATAAAATGCATTATAAACACGATTTAACTACTGATGAAAATTTCTTTAGCTACGGGGTTTATTATGAAAATAATTGGCAACTTCTTCAGGTAGCCACTTCACCTCAACCAAAAACCTATACCCCAGGAGGTATAATAGGTTTTATCACAGAACATTTTTGGGGTTATAGTAAAAAAGATGAAAAACAGACCTGGGAGTATGAAGTTACACATCCGCTTTGGAAAGCTTATGATGTATTAGATTATGAAGTGATTTTTGATTTTGGCGCAATCTACGGAAATCAATTTGATGACTTATCGCATCGTGATCCCGACTCTATACAATGCATGGATGGCTCTGCGATAACCATTGAAGGCAAAAAACTTCTTAAAAAGTAA
- a CDS encoding M14 family metallopeptidase yields MRIKSLILSFLITSICFSQTIKSPEEFLGYKIGTQFSRHADVVAYFNYVASNSDWVTFKEYGKTNERRPLTYAVVTTPENQTNIEAIRTNQLKNAGIQEGTAKADKAIVWLSYNVHGNEASSTEAAMLTLYELITAKKEWLTNTVVLIDPCINPDGRDRYANWYNKVKATPYDTNPDAAEHNEPWPGGRANHYLFDLNRDWAWATQVETRQRLKVYNSWMPHIHVDFHEQGINEPYYFAPAAEPFHDIITPFQRDFQTQIGTNHAKYFDKNGWLFFTRERFDLLYPSYGDTYPTYTGSIGMTYEQAGGGAAGLGILKADGSILTLVDRVAHHFTTGISTVEMASANIEKLNTEFAKYFSNSNVAYKSFTVTGEEDHLKALADLLEVHTIKYRYIGEGKSTGYNYTSGKQETLNYKRAIQITTDQPKGKLVHVLFEPEAALSTPLTYDITAWSLPYAYGLSAVGSTKVLASSTANSILAVQNVAVKNAAGYLTKWNSMADAKFLSALIQASIKVRYSEKAFTIESVDYPAGTLIITRSDNRGLTDFDNTLIEIANKYSRILKPATTSFASAGPDFGSPDVKLINNVKVAVLTGDQTSSLSYGATWQFFEQQLQYPVTSIDVSDIDRINWSEYDVLVMPNGRYRISESSLLNIKEWVRKGGNLIAIDGALKVFAGEEGFGLKEFEADTKKETDSLAAKLIPYANREMESSKNLISGSIFKTNVDQTHPLAFGYADTYYSLKIGDDAYALLDNGYNVAYLGDNPVSTSGFAGKDALSKLKNSLIFGVEPIGRGSITYMVDDPLFRAFWENGKLFFVNALFINNPNNYRN; encoded by the coding sequence ATGAGAATTAAATCACTTATTCTTTCCTTTTTAATTACCTCTATCTGTTTTTCTCAAACTATTAAATCTCCTGAAGAATTTCTTGGTTATAAAATAGGTACTCAGTTTTCAAGACACGCAGATGTAGTAGCTTATTTTAATTATGTTGCTTCAAATTCAGACTGGGTAACCTTTAAAGAATATGGTAAAACAAATGAACGCAGACCACTTACCTATGCCGTAGTTACAACACCAGAAAATCAAACTAATATTGAAGCCATACGTACTAACCAGCTTAAAAATGCAGGTATTCAAGAAGGTACTGCAAAAGCTGATAAAGCTATAGTGTGGTTAAGCTATAATGTACACGGTAATGAAGCAAGCAGCACAGAAGCTGCTATGCTTACGCTATATGAATTAATCACAGCAAAGAAAGAGTGGCTTACCAATACGGTGGTTTTAATAGATCCATGTATCAATCCAGATGGTCGAGACCGTTATGCTAACTGGTATAATAAAGTAAAAGCTACACCTTATGACACGAATCCCGATGCTGCAGAACACAACGAGCCATGGCCGGGTGGAAGAGCAAATCATTATCTCTTTGATTTAAATCGTGATTGGGCCTGGGCTACTCAGGTTGAAACCCGCCAGCGATTAAAAGTATATAACAGCTGGATGCCCCATATACATGTAGATTTTCATGAACAGGGAATCAATGAACCTTATTATTTTGCCCCGGCAGCAGAACCTTTTCACGATATTATCACCCCATTTCAAAGGGACTTTCAAACTCAGATAGGTACCAATCACGCCAAATATTTTGATAAAAATGGGTGGTTGTTTTTTACCCGTGAACGTTTTGACTTATTATATCCCAGCTATGGAGACACCTACCCTACTTATACCGGTTCTATAGGGATGACTTACGAGCAAGCCGGAGGTGGAGCTGCAGGACTAGGTATACTAAAGGCTGATGGTTCTATTCTTACTTTAGTAGATCGTGTAGCTCACCATTTTACAACAGGAATTTCTACAGTAGAAATGGCTTCCGCTAATATTGAAAAATTAAATACGGAGTTTGCAAAATACTTTAGCAATTCTAACGTGGCTTACAAAAGTTTTACTGTCACCGGTGAAGAAGATCATCTAAAAGCGCTGGCAGATTTACTAGAGGTTCATACGATTAAATACAGGTATATAGGTGAAGGCAAGTCCACGGGTTATAACTATACCTCCGGAAAACAAGAAACCCTAAATTATAAACGTGCAATACAAATAACTACAGATCAACCTAAAGGTAAACTGGTTCACGTACTTTTTGAACCCGAAGCTGCATTATCAACTCCATTAACCTATGACATTACCGCGTGGAGTTTACCCTATGCATACGGCTTAAGTGCTGTAGGTAGTACAAAAGTATTAGCTAGCAGTACTGCAAATTCAATTTTAGCTGTGCAAAATGTAGCAGTGAAAAATGCTGCCGGATACCTTACAAAATGGAATAGTATGGCTGATGCAAAATTTTTAAGTGCATTAATACAGGCATCTATTAAAGTGCGCTATTCTGAAAAAGCCTTTACTATTGAATCTGTAGATTATCCCGCAGGGACACTTATTATTACCAGAAGTGATAACAGAGGTCTAACAGATTTTGACAACACACTTATCGAAATTGCAAATAAATACAGTCGCATTTTAAAACCTGCAACTACAAGCTTTGCCTCTGCCGGGCCCGATTTTGGCTCGCCAGACGTTAAACTAATAAATAACGTAAAAGTGGCTGTTTTAACCGGAGATCAAACATCTTCTTTAAGTTATGGTGCTACCTGGCAGTTTTTTGAACAACAATTGCAGTATCCTGTAACCTCAATAGATGTGTCAGATATAGATCGCATAAATTGGTCAGAATATGATGTTTTGGTGATGCCTAACGGGCGCTATAGAATTTCTGAATCTTCTCTTTTAAATATAAAAGAATGGGTTCGTAAAGGTGGAAATTTAATTGCTATAGATGGCGCTTTGAAAGTGTTTGCAGGAGAAGAAGGTTTTGGACTTAAAGAATTTGAAGCAGACACTAAAAAAGAAACCGACTCATTAGCTGCAAAACTAATACCTTATGCAAACCGTGAAATGGAAAGTTCAAAAAATCTAATTAGTGGTAGTATATTTAAAACTAATGTAGATCAGACCCATCCCTTGGCATTTGGCTATGCTGACACCTATTACAGTCTTAAAATAGGTGACGATGCTTACGCACTTCTTGACAACGGATACAATGTAGCTTATCTAGGAGACAATCCTGTAAGCACATCTGGTTTTGCAGGAAAAGATGCGCTGTCAAAATTAAAGAATAGCCTGATTTTTGGGGTTGAGCCCATAGGTCGTGGTAGCATTACCTATATGGTAGATGACCCGCTATTTAGAGCTTTCTGGGAAAATGGAAAGCTGTTTTTTGTAAATGCACTATTTATTAATAATCCTAATAACTACCGTAACTAA
- a CDS encoding NUDIX hydrolase: MLNSYNTDDKILLAVDCIIFGFDQEQLKILLIKRNFEPEMGKWSLIGGFLKKSETLDDAANRILFALTGISNIYMEQLYTFSEIDRDPQERTLSSAYYALINIEDSDEDSSALYTAKWFNVNEAPRLIFDHQQMVDRAIKRLRRRAISKPIGFELLPEKFTMLQLQHLYEAILNQKLDKRNFINKINGLDILVKLEEKDMTSSRKGSFLYQFDKEKYDQNVEEGFIFKI, encoded by the coding sequence ATGCTAAATAGTTACAATACTGACGACAAAATACTTCTTGCGGTAGATTGTATCATATTTGGATTTGATCAAGAGCAATTAAAAATTCTTCTTATCAAACGTAACTTTGAACCGGAAATGGGAAAATGGTCATTGATAGGTGGTTTTCTAAAAAAATCGGAAACGCTTGACGATGCTGCAAACCGTATTTTATTTGCCTTAACCGGCATTAGCAATATTTATATGGAGCAGCTCTACACCTTTAGCGAAATAGATCGCGATCCTCAAGAGCGTACGTTGTCTTCGGCATATTACGCGCTGATTAATATTGAAGATAGTGATGAAGATTCTAGCGCACTATATACAGCAAAATGGTTTAATGTTAATGAAGCACCCCGTTTAATCTTTGATCACCAGCAAATGGTAGATCGCGCTATCAAACGACTTCGCAGACGTGCTATAAGTAAACCTATAGGTTTTGAACTTTTACCTGAAAAATTTACAATGCTTCAGTTACAGCATTTGTACGAAGCTATTTTAAACCAAAAGCTTGATAAGCGTAATTTTATTAATAAAATCAACGGACTTGATATTTTAGTAAAACTAGAAGAGAAAGATATGACCTCGTCCAGAAAAGGTTCATTTCTGTATCAATTTGATAAAGAAAAATACGATCAAAACGTAGAAGAAGGATTTATTTTTAAAATTTAG
- a CDS encoding sterol desaturase family protein yields the protein MQALLWILVFMLTFGIMEFMAWATHKYVMHGFLWSLHRDHHHKDHGSWWERNDFFFIFYALVSIGCFLLWQYENVWIGLPIGLGIFAYGIAYFMIHDIFIHQRFKLFRNANNWYAKGIRRAHKIHHKHLGKGDGECFGMLVPPLKYFKK from the coding sequence ATGCAAGCACTTCTTTGGATATTAGTTTTTATGCTAACCTTCGGAATAATGGAATTTATGGCCTGGGCAACACACAAATATGTGATGCACGGTTTTTTATGGTCACTACACAGAGACCACCATCATAAAGATCACGGCTCGTGGTGGGAACGCAATGATTTCTTTTTTATATTTTATGCTCTCGTAAGTATCGGTTGTTTTTTACTTTGGCAGTATGAAAACGTATGGATAGGACTTCCCATAGGATTGGGGATTTTCGCTTATGGTATTGCCTACTTCATGATTCACGATATTTTTATTCATCAGCGATTTAAACTCTTTCGCAATGCTAATAACTGGTATGCAAAAGGTATACGCAGAGCACATAAAATACATCACAAACATTTAGGTAAAGGTGATGGAGAATGTTTTGGTATGCTCGTACCACCATTAAAATACTTCAAAAAATAA
- a CDS encoding phytoene desaturase family protein, whose amino-acid sequence MPKKIVILGSGFSSLAAACYLAKEGHEVSVYEKNSTLGGRARQLKREGFTFDMGPSWYWMPDVFDRFFADFGKKTSDYYSLEKLGPAYSVYFGKGDYITIEDTLEKIKKTFEALEPGSAIKLQEFIDDAGKNYDIAIKDVVYRPGISPFELVTPATIKKIGSFFSTISKEVRKSFKNKRLIEILEFPVLFLGAKATNTPAFYSFMNYADFGIGTFHPKNGMFAVVTAMIDLAKELGVNFNTDCEVSRIRTEGNQATGIVVNGKNIEADVVLSGADYHHTETLLPKNLRQYSEDYWENKVFAPSSLLFYVGFDKKIENVNHHTLFFDVDFEKHAKDIYDVPEWPDDPLFYANFPSITDSSMAPKGKEAGFFLIPLAPGLHDTPELRNLYFDKIIDRLEDLTNQEVKKNIIFKESFCVNDFVEEYHSYKGNAYGMANTLLQTAFLRPKLKSKKVANLYFTGQLTVPGPGVPPSLISGKLVAGLITKKE is encoded by the coding sequence ATGCCCAAAAAAATTGTCATATTAGGTTCGGGATTTTCTTCACTTGCAGCTGCCTGTTATTTGGCAAAAGAAGGTCATGAAGTTAGCGTATACGAAAAGAACAGTACATTGGGTGGCCGTGCGCGTCAACTTAAAAGAGAAGGTTTCACCTTTGACATGGGACCGTCCTGGTACTGGATGCCAGACGTGTTTGATCGGTTTTTTGCAGACTTCGGAAAGAAAACATCTGATTACTATTCATTAGAAAAATTAGGACCTGCTTATAGTGTGTATTTTGGTAAAGGAGACTATATCACTATTGAAGATACCCTAGAAAAAATAAAAAAAACTTTTGAAGCGTTAGAGCCCGGTAGCGCTATAAAACTTCAGGAGTTTATAGACGATGCCGGTAAAAACTATGACATCGCTATTAAAGATGTCGTTTACAGACCTGGTATTTCTCCATTTGAACTGGTAACACCCGCAACAATAAAAAAAATAGGTTCATTCTTTAGTACCATTAGTAAAGAAGTTCGCAAGTCATTCAAAAACAAACGTCTTATAGAAATTTTAGAATTTCCCGTATTGTTTTTAGGAGCAAAAGCCACTAATACTCCTGCATTTTACAGTTTTATGAATTATGCTGATTTCGGTATTGGCACATTTCATCCTAAAAATGGAATGTTTGCTGTGGTTACGGCTATGATTGATTTAGCTAAGGAGCTTGGTGTAAACTTCAATACAGATTGTGAAGTGAGCCGCATTAGAACGGAAGGTAATCAGGCTACTGGTATAGTTGTAAATGGTAAAAATATAGAAGCTGACGTGGTTTTAAGCGGTGCAGACTACCATCATACAGAAACGTTACTCCCTAAAAATCTAAGACAGTATTCTGAAGACTACTGGGAGAATAAGGTTTTCGCTCCTTCGTCTCTTCTTTTTTATGTGGGATTTGATAAAAAGATTGAAAACGTAAATCACCATACTCTGTTTTTTGATGTAGATTTTGAAAAACACGCTAAAGATATTTACGATGTTCCAGAATGGCCAGACGACCCGCTGTTTTACGCTAATTTTCCTTCTATAACAGATAGCAGCATGGCGCCTAAAGGTAAAGAGGCAGGCTTCTTTTTAATTCCTCTTGCACCGGGATTACACGATACCCCAGAGTTACGAAACCTGTATTTTGATAAAATTATAGACCGCCTGGAAGATTTGACTAATCAAGAGGTTAAAAAAAATATTATATTTAAAGAATCCTTCTGTGTAAATGACTTTGTAGAAGAATATCACTCCTACAAAGGGAATGCATACGGTATGGCAAACACCTTATTACAAACAGCATTTTTAAGACCAAAACTCAAAAGTAAAAAAGTTGCTAATCTTTACTTTACTGGGCAACTTACCGTACCGGGACCGGGTGTACCACCGTCATTAATTTCAGGTAAGTTAGTTGCAGGATTGATTACAAAAAAAGAATAA